The DNA segment CACCAGCCTGTTCGGCCTCGAGTAAACGCTTGACCACCTGAGCCGGGATATTGCGCAGGTTTGGCGAGGGAAAGCGGTTGGGAGTATGGCGAATGAAGCTGATAACCGACTGAACCAGCGTAGATGTCATCATGACTGGATCGTTGTGCTTCTCGCTGCGCTCATACATGATGTCCAGAATGTCGTCCATATATAGCGTGGGGCTGGTACCCTCTGATTGCATAGTGTTCCTCTCTCCCGTAAAGTAAGGATAGCCTACAAATCCGGTGTGCGCAACCGATCCTGTTTGACAACCCTATACCCACAGCGTACAATGAATCCAGAATGAAAACGGTAAAAATTCTGAGCCCGGCTATGCTTATTATTACTCTCCTGCTGCTTGGTTGCGCTACCGAACCTGTGGAGTCGGAGTTGGAGCCGGAGCCGGCAGACCTGCCAACGGCAGTCGATGAACCAGCAGTGGAACCATCGGCCAACGGGGATTTTGAGGTAACCGAGGAACTCTACGAGCAGACATTCGAAGAGGTTGAGAGGGTTATTTCCCGACTGAACGAGATAATCAGTGTCGGTGACTATGAAGCATGGCTTGAGTATCTGACACCGGAGTATATCGAGGCCATTACCGCTCCCGAAAACCTTGCCGAGCTGAATGCCTCCCCGCTGCTGCAGCGAAACAACATCATAGTAGAGGATCTGCAGGACTATTTTGAGTATGTAGTAGTGCCCAGTCGGGCCAACCTGAGACTTGATGATCTTGAGTTTATCGATGATAATACAGTACAGGCGATCATGATAGTTCGTGATCGTCGTGCTATACTGTATCTGCTGCGCCGGTTGAACGGTGACTGGCGGATCAGTGTATAGATATGCAGTGAAAATGTAAGGAGATGCCTGAGTATGAGCGCACGAAACGTTGGTAAGTATTTCGCAGCAGCGATACTGATACTGGGAGGGGCGGCTGTACTGTACGGTCAGCAAAATGGCGGCATGGCAACGATCGAGGAGCTCTACCTGAGCCAGGACATCGATCTCCAGGTTGCGCGCAGCCAGGCACTCGGCGAGAATCGCGAGATGAAGCTGCTGGCCCTGCAGACCCTTCGCAGCATGATCGATGAAGGCATGGCCGACACCGCCGGCCCCGAGATTACCGCCATCCTGAATGTGCTGGCCACCGAGGGGACCTCCCGGCAGGTGCGCACCGGGAACAACACTGTAATCAATAACTTTCCTGACATCCGTCGCCAGGCAGTCGAACTGCTGTGGCAGGTGGGCGGCAATGGGGCCGAGGAGGCCATGAAGGGCGTGTTGCGCGACGATCCCGAGCCAATGGTGCTGGCCGAGGCAGTATACGGGCTGGGAATGATGGAAATATCAAACCCTGAAGAGGTTGCCGAGCATCTGGTGTACCTGCTGCGACGCTGGAACGCCATGCCAGCACCCGACAACAACCTGGCCTTCTCGACCCTGTTGACGGTAGAGCGGCTTGCACAGCA comes from the Spirochaeta africana DSM 8902 genome and includes:
- a CDS encoding HEAT repeat domain-containing protein → MSARNVGKYFAAAILILGGAAVLYGQQNGGMATIEELYLSQDIDLQVARSQALGENREMKLLALQTLRSMIDEGMADTAGPEITAILNVLATEGTSRQVRTGNNTVINNFPDIRRQAVELLWQVGGNGAEEAMKGVLRDDPEPMVLAEAVYGLGMMEISNPEEVAEHLVYLLRRWNAMPAPDNNLAFSTLLTVERLAQQHPEIASNPELINTLLGIASGNYIREVRLKSIDVISGLRHRGR